The Listeria cossartiae subsp. cossartiae genome includes a region encoding these proteins:
- a CDS encoding putative DNA-binding protein yields MFEKTNRMNLLFDFYQELLTTKQKAYVSFYYLDDYSLGEIAEEFEVSRQAIYDNIKRTEESLEKYEEKLGMLRKYQQREKLFSQLEAQLTKKNFLDEQVKETLEQLKNID; encoded by the coding sequence TTGTTTGAGAAGACAAACCGGATGAATTTATTATTTGATTTTTACCAAGAATTATTAACAACCAAACAAAAAGCCTATGTTTCTTTTTATTACCTGGACGATTACTCACTAGGCGAAATTGCCGAAGAATTTGAAGTGAGCAGACAAGCCATTTATGATAATATTAAAAGGACCGAAGAAAGCCTAGAAAAATACGAAGAAAAACTAGGGATGTTAAGAAAATATCAACAACGAGAAAAACTCTTTAGTCAATTAGAAGCACAATTAACCAAGAAGAATTTTCTGGACGAGCAAGTGAAAGAGACGCTCGAACAGCTTAAAAATATCGATTAG
- the ftsY gene encoding signal recognition particle-docking protein FtsY, with the protein MTFFKKLKDKITQQTDSVSGKFKDGLSKTRGNFSGKINEMVARYRKVDEDFFEELEEILIGADVGFETVMELVDMLRREVQLRNISDPKDVQEVIVEKLVEIYQGDEKEDEALHIEENGLTVILFVGVNGVGKTTSIGKMAHRFKQEGKKVMLAAGDTFRAGAIDQLEVWGERTGVDVIKQAEGSDPAAVMFDAVQAAKARKADILLCDTAGRLQNKVNLMNELEKVKRVITREIPNAPHEVLLVLDATTGQNAFVQAKQFKETTDVTGIILTKLDGTAKGGIVIAIRNELDIPVKFVGLGEQMDDLQAFDANEYVYGLFADMVDNEK; encoded by the coding sequence ATGACCTTTTTTAAAAAATTAAAAGATAAAATTACCCAGCAAACCGATTCTGTTTCTGGAAAATTTAAAGATGGCTTATCCAAAACACGTGGCAACTTTTCCGGGAAAATCAACGAAATGGTTGCTCGCTATCGTAAAGTAGATGAAGATTTCTTTGAAGAACTTGAAGAAATTCTTATCGGAGCGGACGTTGGCTTTGAAACAGTCATGGAACTAGTCGATATGCTGCGCCGTGAAGTACAGCTTAGAAATATCAGCGATCCAAAAGATGTCCAAGAAGTAATTGTCGAAAAATTAGTCGAGATTTATCAAGGCGACGAAAAAGAAGACGAGGCTCTTCATATCGAAGAAAACGGCCTAACAGTCATCCTATTTGTTGGTGTGAACGGTGTTGGTAAAACAACCTCCATCGGAAAAATGGCCCATCGTTTTAAACAAGAAGGCAAAAAAGTCATGCTTGCTGCTGGTGATACTTTCCGAGCTGGCGCGATTGATCAACTTGAAGTCTGGGGCGAGCGTACCGGCGTCGATGTTATTAAACAAGCCGAGGGAAGCGACCCTGCAGCGGTGATGTTTGATGCCGTTCAAGCCGCAAAAGCACGCAAAGCAGACATTTTACTTTGCGATACAGCCGGCCGTTTACAAAACAAAGTCAATCTAATGAACGAATTAGAAAAAGTAAAACGTGTCATTACGCGCGAAATTCCTAATGCGCCGCACGAAGTTTTACTAGTACTAGATGCAACAACTGGTCAAAATGCCTTCGTTCAAGCAAAACAATTTAAAGAAACAACGGACGTAACAGGCATTATCCTTACAAAACTAGACGGAACTGCCAAAGGTGGTATCGTCATCGCCATCCGCAACGAGCTGGATATCCCGGTGAAATTCGTCGGTCTTGGGGAACAAATGGACGACCTGCAAGCCTTTGATGCAAATGAATATGTTTATGGCTTATTTGCTGATATGGTTGATAACGAAAAATAA